Proteins encoded in a region of the Stieleria neptunia genome:
- a CDS encoding class I SAM-dependent methyltransferase, with product MSSTGITKGTGNQQTVAQKSAWASDLRVIWHLLAHPVRGKTHAERLESFYSGQASDYDSFRSRLLHGRDELIDGLDFPIGGVWADLGAGTGENILRAGDRCAGLRHIHVVDLSPSLLDVARDRLSDAGITNAQVALADVTRWDQADESADIVTFSYSLTMVPDWFEAIEQAYRILKPGGVIGVVDFYVSRKYAAHGHRQHHWLRRSFWTHWFGADNVFLSPDHTAMLHRKFEVTRFSERLGKVPYLPLIRAPYYLFVGTKRGTDVR from the coding sequence ATGAGCAGCACGGGCATCACCAAGGGCACCGGCAACCAACAGACCGTGGCCCAGAAATCGGCCTGGGCCAGCGACCTGCGCGTGATCTGGCACCTGCTGGCTCATCCGGTGCGGGGAAAGACGCACGCCGAGCGGTTGGAGAGTTTTTACAGCGGCCAGGCGTCCGACTACGACTCGTTTCGTTCACGTCTGCTACACGGTCGTGACGAATTGATCGACGGCCTGGATTTTCCGATCGGTGGGGTTTGGGCCGACCTGGGGGCCGGAACCGGCGAGAACATCCTGCGGGCCGGTGATCGCTGCGCGGGTTTAAGGCACATTCATGTGGTCGATCTTTCGCCGTCGTTGCTGGACGTCGCACGCGACCGATTGAGCGACGCGGGAATCACCAATGCCCAGGTTGCACTGGCCGATGTGACGCGTTGGGATCAAGCCGATGAAAGCGCCGACATCGTGACGTTTTCCTATTCCCTGACCATGGTCCCCGACTGGTTCGAAGCGATCGAACAGGCGTATCGGATCTTGAAACCGGGCGGCGTGATCGGTGTCGTGGATTTTTATGTGTCGCGAAAGTACGCCGCCCACGGGCATCGACAACATCACTGGCTTCGCCGATCGTTCTGGACCCATTGGTTCGGTGCGGATAATGTATTTCTAAGCCCCGATCACACCGCGATGCTGCACCGCAAGTTTGAGGTCACGCGTTTCAGCGAGCGACTGGGAAAAGTTCCCTATCTGCCGTTGATCCGAGCGCCTTACTATTTGTTTGTCGGGACGAAGCGAGGCACCGATGTCCGTTGA